The Streptomyces cynarae genome contains a region encoding:
- a CDS encoding PRC-barrel domain-containing protein, with translation MQTDIDPRNLIGRKAFDRNGHKIGTIDEVYLDDATGVPEWAAIRTGLFGRDAFVPLEPSELVEGALYVPFERALIKEAPDFGVGRHLSPEQELQLYHHYGLDVSAPPPPDRDFGRLAGSDEA, from the coding sequence GTGCAGACCGACATCGATCCGCGGAATCTGATCGGCCGCAAGGCGTTCGACCGCAATGGCCACAAGATCGGCACGATCGACGAGGTGTACCTCGACGACGCGACGGGTGTACCGGAGTGGGCGGCGATACGGACCGGCCTGTTCGGCAGGGACGCGTTCGTCCCCCTGGAGCCCAGCGAGCTGGTCGAGGGCGCGCTGTACGTCCCCTTCGAACGCGCCCTGATCAAGGAGGCCCCCGACTTCGGCGTCGGCCGCCACCTGTCCCCCGAACAGGAACTGCAGCTCTACCACCACTACGGCCTGGACGTCTCGGCACCGCCGCCGCCGGACCGTGACTTCGGCCGTTTGGCGGGGTCGGACGAGGCGTGA
- a CDS encoding DUF5999 family protein, whose translation MCQHQPPCPTAESADRESARLVAHHPEQGWSLLCNGVLLFEDTGELLPDGQIIAPHRPLGTDQVMTAA comes from the coding sequence ATGTGCCAGCACCAGCCACCGTGCCCGACCGCCGAATCCGCCGACCGGGAGTCCGCCCGTCTCGTGGCGCACCACCCGGAGCAGGGATGGAGCCTGCTGTGCAACGGCGTGCTCCTTTTCGAGGACACCGGTGAGCTTCTGCCGGACGGCCAGATCATCGCCCCGCACCGCCCGCTGGGCACCGACCAGGTGATGACAGCCGCCTGA
- a CDS encoding zinc-ribbon and FHA domain-containing protein, which produces MGGAWWKLSGGNGRCEDVRVGRCMQSGFVLPHGRVCFGQGESPVKLFAKLFGKSAREGSDNATARHRAQPGDAEGQRPLFRDQVGGPGGHISGGQGAPSVDPAASGGIGFRDMSALVCTRCGHRNAENSRFCSNCGAPLRAGAVPERASETTSTISISGLEAYDAEATGQTPVPTLSPEAQAAVEALPFGSALLVVRRGPNSGSRFLLDSDLTTAGRHPQSDIFLDDVTVSRRHVEFRRGPDGMFTVADVGSLNGTYVNRERIDQVALHNGDEVQIGKYRLVFYANQRGI; this is translated from the coding sequence TTGGGTGGTGCGTGGTGGAAACTGTCTGGTGGAAACGGACGTTGTGAGGATGTCCGGGTCGGCCGGTGTATGCAATCAGGGTTCGTCCTGCCCCACGGGCGGGTCTGTTTCGGTCAAGGGGAATCGCCCGTGAAGTTGTTTGCGAAGTTGTTCGGCAAGAGCGCGCGAGAGGGCAGCGACAACGCGACTGCCCGCCATCGCGCACAGCCGGGAGACGCGGAGGGCCAGCGGCCGCTGTTCCGCGATCAGGTCGGTGGTCCGGGTGGTCACATTTCCGGAGGTCAGGGCGCGCCGTCTGTTGACCCTGCCGCGTCCGGCGGCATAGGTTTCCGGGACATGTCGGCCCTGGTGTGTACGCGGTGTGGTCACCGCAACGCGGAGAACAGCCGCTTCTGCTCCAACTGCGGTGCGCCGCTGCGGGCCGGGGCGGTCCCGGAGCGTGCGTCGGAGACGACGTCCACGATCTCCATCTCGGGCCTGGAGGCCTACGACGCGGAGGCCACCGGCCAGACGCCGGTGCCGACGCTGTCGCCCGAGGCGCAGGCGGCCGTGGAGGCGCTGCCGTTCGGCTCGGCTCTCCTGGTGGTGCGCCGGGGCCCGAACTCGGGCAGTCGCTTCCTGCTGGACAGCGACCTGACCACGGCGGGGCGCCATCCGCAGAGCGACATCTTCCTGGACGACGTGACCGTCTCGCGCCGCCACGTCGAGTTCCGCCGGGGCCCGGACGGCATGTTCACGGTCGCCGACGTCGGCAGCCTCAACGGCACGTACGTCAACAGGGAGCGCATCGACCAGGTCGCGCTGCACAACGGCGACGAGGTGCAGATCGGCAAGTACAGGCTGGTCTTCTACGCGAACCAGCGGGGCATCTGA
- a CDS encoding DUF881 domain-containing protein: MSLLTNVMDHSLDEGYAEAAARKRAEGAAGMPRTVRARLGLAAGLVLAALVVTVGAAQARIAAPTVAKERQELIDRIQRETAAADKLEGKVDKLRDDVSARQRAALRQDGGGDAADLVGILSGAVAVHGPGVKLVVDDAKEATTGGEGNPRETSGFSDTGRVRDRDMQRVVNGLWESGAEAIAINGQRLTALSAIRAAGDAILVDNRPLVPPYTVLAVGDGQRLSTRFQNSADGLYLHALQENYGIRTGISTESDLRLPAAPSVIVRTAQPSTEKGTS, translated from the coding sequence ATGTCGTTGCTCACCAACGTCATGGACCACAGCCTCGACGAGGGATACGCCGAGGCCGCCGCGCGGAAGAGAGCCGAGGGCGCTGCGGGCATGCCCAGGACGGTGCGGGCCAGGCTAGGTCTCGCGGCGGGTCTCGTGCTCGCCGCCCTGGTGGTGACCGTGGGCGCCGCGCAGGCGCGGATCGCCGCGCCGACGGTCGCCAAGGAGCGTCAGGAACTCATCGACCGCATCCAGCGGGAGACCGCCGCCGCGGACAAGCTCGAGGGCAAGGTCGACAAGCTGCGCGACGACGTGAGCGCACGGCAGCGCGCGGCCCTGCGACAGGACGGGGGCGGAGACGCGGCCGACCTGGTCGGGATTCTCTCGGGAGCCGTCGCGGTGCACGGACCTGGGGTGAAGCTCGTCGTGGACGACGCCAAGGAAGCCACTACGGGTGGCGAAGGCAACCCGCGTGAGACCTCGGGGTTCTCCGACACCGGTCGCGTACGCGACCGGGACATGCAGCGCGTCGTCAACGGTCTGTGGGAGTCGGGCGCCGAGGCGATCGCGATCAACGGGCAGCGGTTGACGGCCCTGTCGGCGATCAGGGCCGCGGGTGACGCGATACTGGTGGACAACAGGCCGCTGGTGCCGCCGTACACGGTGCTCGCGGTGGGGGACGGGCAACGGCTCAGCACGCGGTTCCAGAACAGCGCCGACGGGCTCTACCTGCACGCGCTGCAGGAGAACTACGGGATCCGGACCGGCATCTCCACCGAGAGTGACCTCCGGCTGCCCGCCGCCCCCAGTGTGATCGTACGAACAGCACAACCGAGTACAGAGAAGGGCACATCGTGA
- a CDS encoding DNA polymerase IV has translation MRTAPTILHLDMDAFYASVEQAAKPSLRGKAVIVGGLGPRGVVATASYEARVFGVHSAMPMAQARRLAPNAAYLVPRFGIYRRISEQVMSLLRGLSPLVEPLSLDEAFVDLEAGGAAWDEESARRVGVKLRADIRAVTGLTGSVGLAASKMLAKIASEQAKPDGLTLIRPGTERALLGPMPVRTLPGVGPATGDHLRRAGITTIDEIAEAGEDELVRLLGKAHGQALYAMALAHDERPVVAEREAKSVSVEDTYDVDIHDRLRIGLEVQRLADRCVRRLRDAGLSGRTIVLKVRRYDFSTLTRSETLRGPTDDQAVVREAAARLLEPVDTTGGVRLLGVGVSGLADYTQEDLFAQAHLAAGEATAEERPEAEEPLAEEQAAPPERVWLAGHDVRHGEYGPGWVQGSGLGRVTVRFETPQSGPGRVRTFSVDDPQLEPADPLPLVLDVPEIAERPAPTGTGA, from the coding sequence GTGAGAACCGCGCCGACCATCCTGCACCTCGACATGGATGCCTTCTACGCCTCGGTGGAGCAGGCAGCCAAGCCGAGCCTGCGCGGGAAGGCCGTGATCGTGGGCGGGCTGGGGCCGCGCGGAGTGGTGGCCACGGCGTCGTACGAGGCGCGCGTCTTCGGGGTGCACTCGGCGATGCCGATGGCCCAGGCACGCCGGCTCGCGCCCAACGCCGCGTATCTGGTGCCGCGCTTCGGGATCTACCGCAGGATCAGCGAGCAGGTGATGTCCCTGCTGCGGGGCCTGTCGCCGCTGGTGGAGCCGTTGAGCCTGGACGAGGCGTTCGTGGATCTGGAGGCCGGGGGAGCAGCCTGGGACGAGGAGTCGGCGCGACGGGTCGGTGTGAAGCTGCGCGCGGACATCCGGGCCGTCACCGGGCTGACGGGGTCCGTGGGGCTCGCCGCCTCCAAGATGCTCGCCAAGATCGCCTCGGAGCAGGCCAAGCCGGACGGCTTGACGCTGATACGACCGGGTACCGAGCGCGCACTGCTCGGTCCGATGCCGGTGCGCACGCTCCCGGGGGTCGGTCCGGCGACCGGTGACCATCTGCGGCGGGCCGGGATCACCACGATCGACGAGATCGCCGAGGCGGGCGAGGACGAGCTCGTACGGCTGCTCGGCAAGGCGCACGGGCAGGCGCTGTACGCGATGGCACTGGCGCACGACGAGCGGCCGGTGGTGGCCGAGCGGGAGGCCAAGTCGGTGTCCGTCGAGGACACGTACGACGTCGACATCCACGACCGGCTGCGGATCGGCCTGGAGGTGCAGCGGCTGGCGGACCGGTGTGTGCGCAGACTGCGGGACGCCGGGTTGTCGGGGCGGACCATCGTGCTGAAGGTGCGGAGGTACGACTTCTCCACCCTGACCCGGTCCGAGACCCTGAGGGGGCCCACGGACGATCAGGCGGTGGTGCGGGAGGCGGCGGCGCGGCTGCTGGAGCCCGTGGACACGACCGGCGGGGTGCGGCTGCTGGGGGTGGGGGTCAGCGGACTCGCCGACTACACACAGGAGGACCTGTTCGCGCAGGCCCACCTGGCGGCGGGGGAGGCCACGGCGGAGGAGCGGCCGGAGGCGGAGGAGCCCCTTGCCGAAGAGCAGGCGGCGCCACCCGAGCGGGTCTGGCTCGCGGGGCACGACGTCCGTCATGGCGAGTACGGGCCGGGATGGGTGCAGGGCAGCGGGCTGGGCAGGGTGACCGTGCGGTTCGAGACACCGCAGTCGGGGCCGGGCCGGGTCCGCACGTTCAGCGTCGACGACCCTCAGCTGGAGCCGGCGGACCCGCTGCCCCTGGTGCTCGACGTCCCCGAGATCGCGGAGCGTCCGGCCCCCACGGGCACGGGCGCCTGA
- a CDS encoding small basic family protein, whose translation MIAVLGLVVGVVVGLLVRPEVPAVVEPYLPIAVVAALDAVFGGLRAMLDGIFDDKVFVVSFLSNVVVAALIVFLGDKLGVGAQLSTGVVVVLGIRIFSNAAAIRRHVFRA comes from the coding sequence GTGATCGCGGTACTGGGCCTCGTCGTCGGAGTGGTGGTCGGCCTGTTGGTCCGGCCGGAGGTCCCGGCGGTCGTCGAACCTTACCTTCCGATCGCCGTCGTGGCGGCGCTCGACGCCGTGTTCGGTGGTCTGCGGGCCATGCTCGACGGCATCTTCGACGACAAGGTCTTCGTGGTGTCGTTCCTGTCCAACGTGGTGGTGGCGGCGCTGATCGTGTTCCTGGGCGACAAGTTGGGCGTCGGCGCGCAGCTGTCCACCGGTGTGGTGGTCGTCCTCGGCATCCGCATCTTCTCCAACGCGGCGGCGATCCGCCGGCATGTGTTCCGGGCGTGA
- the ftsR gene encoding transcriptional regulator FtsR, producing the protein MLHTPSGGADSGTAAADGRLMSIGTVLNVLREEFPEVTISKIRFLESEGLIEPQRTPSGYRKFSARDVERLGQVLRMQRDHYLPLKVIREHLDALERGDEVRLPPLGRPGETAEGELLGDLLGEPDCPAPARIGREELLTAAGIGAEQLQEWESYGLLAPLPDGTYDAEAITVATLVVELGRHGIEPRHLRAVKAAADREAGLVDQVVAPLRRHRNPQTRAHAEARTKELAGLAVKLHAALVQSALGVRLP; encoded by the coding sequence ATGCTTCACACACCGAGCGGCGGTGCCGACAGCGGCACCGCCGCCGCGGACGGCCGGCTGATGAGCATCGGCACGGTGCTGAACGTGCTGCGCGAGGAGTTCCCCGAAGTCACCATCTCCAAGATCCGTTTCCTGGAGTCCGAGGGGCTCATCGAGCCGCAGCGGACCCCTTCGGGGTACCGGAAGTTCAGCGCGCGTGACGTCGAGCGGCTCGGCCAGGTGCTGAGGATGCAGCGGGACCACTATCTGCCGCTGAAGGTGATCCGCGAGCACCTGGACGCCCTGGAGCGGGGCGATGAGGTGCGGCTGCCGCCCCTGGGCCGGCCGGGGGAGACCGCCGAGGGCGAGCTGCTCGGAGACCTCCTGGGCGAGCCCGACTGCCCCGCGCCCGCCCGGATCGGCCGCGAGGAGCTGCTGACGGCCGCCGGGATCGGTGCCGAGCAGCTTCAGGAGTGGGAGTCGTACGGGCTGCTCGCGCCGCTGCCGGACGGCACGTATGACGCCGAGGCGATCACCGTGGCCACTCTCGTGGTGGAACTGGGCCGGCACGGCATCGAGCCACGCCATCTTCGCGCGGTGAAGGCCGCCGCGGACCGCGAGGCCGGCTTGGTGGACCAGGTGGTGGCCCCGCTGCGCCGCCACCGCAATCCACAGACCAGGGCGCATGCCGAGGCCCGTACGAAGGAGCTCGCGGGGCTCGCGGTGAAACTGCACGCGGCGCTGGTGCAGTCCGCGCTGGGCGTACGGCTGCCCTGA
- a CDS encoding bifunctional nuclease family protein, translating to MNELDVVGVRVEMPSNQPIVLLREVGGDRYLPIWIGPGEATAIAFAQQGMAPARPLTHDLFKDVLEAVGQELTEVRITDLREGVFYAELVFASGVEVSARPSDAIALALRTGTPIYGSDGVLDDAGIAIPDEQEDEVEKFREFLDQISPEDFGTSSQ from the coding sequence GTGAACGAGCTCGATGTCGTAGGTGTCCGGGTCGAGATGCCCTCCAACCAGCCGATCGTGCTCCTGCGTGAAGTGGGAGGCGACCGCTACCTCCCCATCTGGATCGGCCCCGGGGAGGCGACGGCCATCGCGTTCGCCCAGCAGGGCATGGCCCCCGCGCGACCTCTGACGCACGACCTGTTCAAGGACGTGCTGGAGGCCGTCGGGCAGGAGCTCACGGAAGTGCGCATCACGGATCTGCGTGAAGGCGTCTTCTACGCGGAGCTGGTCTTCGCCAGCGGTGTCGAGGTGAGCGCCCGCCCGTCCGACGCCATAGCGCTCGCGCTGCGCACCGGCACGCCGATCTACGGCAGTGACGGCGTGCTGGACGACGCGGGGATCGCCATCCCGGACGAGCAGGAGGACGAGGTCGAGAAGTTCCGCGAGTTCCTCGACCAGATCTCACCGGAGGACTTCGGGACCAGCAGCCAGTGA
- the gcvP gene encoding aminomethyl-transferring glycine dehydrogenase, which produces MTAQRIPLSELEQGTPFEHRHIGPDPEARAKMLAHVGYGSLDELTAAAVPDVIKNADALDLPGARTESEVLAELRSLADRNQVLDSMIGLGYYGTFTPPVILRNVMENPAWYTAYTPYQPEISQGRLEALLNFQTMVADLTGLPTSGASLLDEGTAAAEAMALSRRMGKNKKGLFLVDADALPQTIAVIQTRAEPTGVEVVVADLSAGIPAEVAEREINGVLIQYPGASGAVRDIKPLIDQAHQLGALVTVAADLLALTLLKSPGELGADIAVGTTQRFGVPMGFGGPHAGYMAVNEKFARSLPGRLVGVSVDADGHKAYRLALQTREQHIRREKATSNICTAQVLLAVMAGMYAVYHGPEGLRNIARRTHRYTAVLAAGLTAGGVEVVHGAYFDTVTARVPGRAAEVVAAARENGVNLRLVDADHVSAACDETTGRAQLRAVWTAFGVGGDIDALDATIEDALPQALLRSDDYLTHPVFHQHRSETAMLRYLRRLADRDYALDRGMIPLGSCTMKLNATTEMEPVTWPEFGQLHPFAPAEQAQGYLTLIRELEERLAEVTGYDKVSLQPNAGSQGELAGLLAVRGYHRANGDDRRTVCLIPSSAHGTNAASAVMAGMKVVVVKTAEDGEIDVEDLRAKIEQYRDELSVLMITYPSTHGVFEEHVADICAAVHEAGGQVYVDGANLNALVGLAKPGHFGGDVSHLNLHKTFCIPHGGGGPGVGPVAVREHLAPYLPNHPMQPEAGPQTGVGPISAAPWGSAGILPISWAYVRLMGGEGLKRATQVAVLSANYIAKRLEPHYPVLYTGPGGLVAHECIIDLRPLTKATGVTVDDVAKRLIDYGFHAPTMSFPVAGTLMIEPTESEDLAELDRFCDAMIAIRAEIEKVGSAEWPAEDNPLSNAPHTAAALGGEWKHAYTREEAVFPAGVSTADKYWPPVRRIDQAFGDRNLVCSCPPLDAYED; this is translated from the coding sequence ATGACCGCCCAGCGCATTCCGCTCTCCGAGCTCGAACAGGGCACTCCGTTCGAGCACCGCCACATCGGGCCCGACCCGGAGGCGCGGGCCAAGATGCTCGCGCATGTCGGCTACGGCTCGCTCGACGAGCTGACCGCCGCCGCGGTGCCCGATGTGATCAAGAACGCCGACGCCCTCGACCTGCCGGGCGCGCGCACCGAGTCCGAGGTGCTGGCCGAGCTGCGCTCCCTCGCCGACCGCAACCAGGTCCTGGACTCCATGATCGGTCTCGGCTACTACGGGACCTTCACGCCCCCGGTGATCCTTCGGAACGTGATGGAGAACCCCGCCTGGTACACCGCGTACACGCCCTACCAGCCGGAGATCTCCCAGGGCCGGCTGGAGGCCCTGCTCAACTTCCAGACCATGGTGGCCGACCTCACCGGCCTGCCGACCTCCGGCGCCTCCCTGCTCGACGAGGGCACCGCCGCCGCCGAGGCCATGGCGCTGTCCCGGCGCATGGGCAAGAACAAGAAGGGCCTGTTCCTGGTCGACGCGGACGCGCTGCCGCAGACCATCGCCGTGATCCAGACCCGCGCCGAGCCCACCGGTGTCGAGGTCGTCGTCGCCGACCTCAGCGCCGGCATCCCGGCCGAGGTCGCCGAGCGGGAGATCAACGGCGTACTGATCCAGTACCCGGGCGCCTCCGGTGCCGTACGCGACATCAAGCCCCTCATCGACCAGGCCCACCAGCTGGGCGCCCTCGTCACCGTCGCCGCCGACCTGCTCGCGCTGACCCTGCTGAAGTCGCCCGGCGAGCTCGGCGCCGACATCGCCGTCGGGACCACCCAGCGCTTCGGCGTCCCGATGGGCTTCGGCGGCCCGCACGCGGGCTACATGGCGGTGAACGAGAAGTTCGCCCGCAGCCTGCCCGGCAGGCTCGTGGGAGTCTCCGTGGACGCCGACGGCCACAAGGCGTACCGGCTCGCCCTGCAGACGCGCGAGCAGCACATCCGCCGCGAGAAGGCGACCAGCAACATCTGCACCGCTCAGGTGCTGCTCGCCGTGATGGCCGGGATGTACGCCGTGTACCACGGGCCCGAGGGCCTGCGGAACATCGCCCGGCGCACCCACCGGTACACGGCGGTCCTCGCCGCGGGCCTGACGGCCGGCGGGGTCGAGGTCGTCCACGGCGCCTACTTCGACACCGTGACCGCCCGGGTTCCGGGGCGGGCCGCCGAGGTCGTCGCCGCCGCCCGGGAGAACGGCGTCAACCTGCGCCTCGTCGACGCCGACCACGTCTCGGCCGCCTGCGACGAGACCACGGGCCGGGCCCAGCTGCGCGCGGTGTGGACCGCGTTCGGCGTCGGGGGCGACATCGACGCGCTGGACGCCACCATCGAGGACGCGCTCCCGCAGGCCCTGCTGCGCAGCGACGACTACCTCACCCACCCGGTCTTCCACCAGCACCGCTCCGAGACCGCGATGCTGCGCTACCTGCGCAGGCTGGCCGACCGCGACTACGCGCTCGACCGGGGCATGATCCCGCTGGGCTCCTGCACCATGAAGCTCAACGCAACCACGGAGATGGAGCCGGTCACCTGGCCCGAGTTCGGCCAGCTGCACCCGTTCGCGCCCGCCGAGCAGGCCCAGGGCTACCTCACGCTCATCCGCGAGCTGGAGGAGCGTCTCGCCGAGGTCACCGGCTACGACAAGGTCTCCCTCCAGCCCAACGCCGGCTCCCAGGGCGAGCTGGCAGGTCTGCTGGCCGTGCGCGGCTACCACCGCGCCAACGGCGACGACCGGCGCACCGTCTGCCTCATCCCGTCCTCCGCGCACGGCACCAACGCCGCCAGCGCCGTCATGGCCGGGATGAAGGTCGTCGTGGTGAAGACCGCCGAGGACGGCGAGATCGACGTGGAGGACCTGCGGGCCAAGATCGAGCAGTACCGCGACGAGCTGTCGGTGCTGATGATCACGTACCCGTCCACGCACGGCGTGTTCGAGGAGCACGTCGCCGACATCTGCGCGGCCGTGCACGAGGCGGGCGGGCAGGTCTACGTCGACGGAGCCAACCTCAACGCGCTGGTCGGCCTCGCCAAGCCGGGCCACTTCGGCGGCGACGTCTCGCACCTGAACCTGCACAAGACGTTCTGCATCCCGCACGGCGGCGGTGGCCCGGGCGTCGGCCCGGTGGCGGTCCGCGAGCACCTGGCGCCGTATCTGCCGAACCACCCGATGCAGCCCGAGGCCGGTCCGCAGACGGGCGTGGGCCCGATCTCGGCCGCCCCGTGGGGCTCCGCGGGCATCCTTCCGATCTCCTGGGCGTACGTCCGGCTGATGGGCGGCGAGGGCCTCAAGCGCGCCACGCAGGTGGCCGTGCTGTCCGCGAACTACATCGCCAAGCGTCTGGAGCCGCACTACCCGGTCCTCTACACCGGCCCCGGAGGCCTGGTCGCGCACGAGTGCATCATCGACCTGCGGCCGCTGACCAAGGCGACCGGTGTGACCGTGGACGACGTCGCCAAGCGGCTCATCGACTACGGCTTCCACGCGCCGACGATGTCGTTCCCGGTGGCCGGCACGCTGATGATCGAGCCCACCGAGTCCGAGGACCTGGCCGAGCTGGACCGGTTCTGCGACGCGATGATCGCGATCCGTGCGGAGATCGAGAAGGTCGGCTCGGCCGAGTGGCCGGCGGAGGACAACCCGTTGAGCAACGCGCCGCACACGGCGGCGGCGCTGGGCGGGGAGTGGAAGCACGCCTACACGCGTGAGGAGGCCGTCTTCCCGGCCGGTGTGTCGACCGCGGACAAGTACTGGCCGCCGGTGCGCCGCATCGACCAGGCCTTCGGTGACCGGAACCTGGTCTGCTCCTGTCCGCCGCTGGACGCCTACGAGGACTGA
- a CDS encoding DUF881 domain-containing protein, with translation MSDENENKNGGEATEPAQTSEHRLRRELPEEVPAAAPERSGTTDDEQATGMTGRQRLVQGLWPPRVSRAQLIVAVLLFGLGFGLAVQVASNSDGSSALRGARQEDLVRILDELDDRTQRLQDEKQGLEDQRAELENSSDRAEEARKQTAEKEKQLGILAGTVTAEGPGITMTIQDTKGTVQADMLLDAIQELRAAGAEAIEVNGVRVVAGTYLADAGKGVSVDGNKITQPYRFKVIGKPQDLEPALNIPGGVVQTLEKEQATITVERSTKIIVDALRAAKRPDYARSSSQ, from the coding sequence ATGAGCGACGAGAACGAGAACAAGAACGGGGGCGAGGCGACCGAGCCGGCGCAGACCTCCGAGCACCGGCTGCGCAGGGAACTGCCCGAGGAGGTGCCGGCCGCGGCCCCCGAGAGGTCGGGGACGACGGACGACGAGCAGGCCACCGGGATGACCGGCCGTCAGCGTCTCGTGCAGGGACTGTGGCCGCCGCGCGTCAGCCGTGCCCAACTCATCGTGGCCGTGCTGCTGTTCGGCCTCGGCTTCGGCCTGGCCGTCCAGGTCGCCTCCAACAGCGACGGCAGCAGTGCCCTGCGCGGCGCGCGCCAAGAGGATCTTGTGCGCATCCTCGATGAACTCGACGACCGTACGCAGCGTCTTCAGGACGAGAAGCAGGGTCTCGAGGATCAGCGGGCCGAGTTGGAGAACAGCTCGGACCGGGCCGAGGAGGCCCGCAAGCAGACCGCCGAGAAGGAGAAGCAACTCGGCATTCTTGCGGGCACGGTGACCGCCGAGGGGCCCGGGATCACGATGACGATCCAGGACACGAAGGGGACGGTCCAGGCGGACATGTTGCTCGACGCGATCCAGGAGCTGCGCGCGGCCGGCGCGGAGGCGATAGAGGTGAACGGCGTACGGGTCGTCGCCGGCACCTACCTGGCGGACGCCGGGAAAGGTGTCAGTGTGGACGGGAACAAGATCACCCAGCCCTATCGTTTCAAGGTCATCGGCAAACCGCAGGACCTCGAACCGGCGCTCAACATCCCCGGAGGCGTGGTGCAGACTCTCGAGAAGGAGCAGGCCACGATCACCGTGGAGCGTTCCACGAAGATCATCGTGGACGCCTTGCGAGCGGCGAAGCGGCCTGACTACGCTCGGTCGTCCTCCCAGTGA
- a CDS encoding MerR family transcriptional regulator gives MRSSGGGTAGGAPGRSLGESGPYRLHGNAAGSAPQRPTPVPGGGGAASEDIGYRGPTACAAAGITYRQLDYWARTGLVEPSVRPAYGSGTQRLYSFRDVVVLKIVKRFLDTGVSLQNIRTAVQHLRERGFRDLERMTLMSDGATVYECTSPDEVHALLQGGQGIFGIAVGVVWRDVENALSQLHGERVDTGETIVGHNPADELARRRNRAV, from the coding sequence GTGAGAAGCAGCGGCGGCGGTACGGCTGGGGGTGCCCCTGGACGCAGTCTGGGGGAGAGCGGTCCGTACCGGCTTCACGGCAACGCGGCCGGCTCCGCCCCTCAGCGGCCGACGCCCGTGCCGGGCGGCGGAGGGGCGGCTTCCGAGGACATCGGCTATCGCGGCCCCACGGCGTGCGCCGCCGCGGGCATCACCTACCGGCAGCTGGACTACTGGGCCAGGACGGGTCTGGTCGAACCTAGCGTGCGCCCCGCCTACGGATCGGGGACGCAGCGGCTGTACAGCTTCCGCGACGTCGTCGTCCTGAAGATCGTCAAGCGTTTCCTCGACACCGGAGTGTCCCTGCAGAACATCCGAACCGCGGTCCAGCACCTCAGGGAGCGGGGTTTCCGTGACCTGGAGCGGATGACGCTGATGAGCGACGGCGCGACGGTCTACGAGTGCACGTCCCCGGACGAGGTCCACGCCCTGCTCCAGGGCGGGCAGGGCATCTTCGGCATCGCCGTGGGCGTCGTGTGGCGGGACGTGGAGAACGCGCTGTCGCAGTTGCACGGTGAACGTGTCGACACGGGCGAGACGATCGTGGGCCACAACCCGGCGGACGAGCTGGCGCGGCGGCGCAACCGGGCCGTCTGA